The genome window AGGGCGTGATCCGTTACGGCATGGTCCGTGACAACGGCAAGGACACCGCACCGGTGCCGCAGTACGTCACCCGCGCGACCCCGGCCGATCCGGCGACCGTCCCTCAGCGTTCCCGCGTGTAGTCGTCCACCGGTCCTTGCAGCGCGCACAGCGCGTCGATGCGGTTGGTGGTGATGGAGTCCACGCCCGCCTCGAGCAGGCGCCGCATCGAGCGGCGGGTGTCCGGCGTCCACACGGACAGCAGATGGCCGCCCCGGTGCACCCGGGCGGCCATGTCCCGGTCGACCAGGCCGAAGCGGTAGTTGAGCCAGCGCGGGCGCACCGCGTCGAGCAGCGCGGGCCGTGGCGGGGCGAGGGTCGTCCAGGTCAGGGCGATCTCCGCCGCGGGGTCGGCGGCCCGCAGCGCCAGCATGGTCTCGGCTCCCGCGCAGTAGTACACGCGCTCCGCCGCCCCGCAGTCCCGCACGATGTCGACGATCCGGCGTACGGCCCGGGACGAGGGGCCGCCCGGCAGGTCGATCATCACCCGGCTGCCGTCGGTCGCCGCGAGCGCGTCCGCCAGCGTCGGCACACCGCCGGCCGTCAGGCCCCGCACCTCGTCCGCGGAGAGCGCCGCGAGCGGGCGGTCCTGCTCCCACAGACGCTTCAGCGTCCCGTCGTGCAGCAGCACAGGCACACCGTCCCGGGCGAGCCGTACGTCGATCTCGACCGCGTCCGCGCCACGCCGGAGCGCGGAACGCAGCGAGTCGATCGTGTTCTCACGGTGACGGTAGGGGTCGCCGCGATGGGCCACGGCGGTCACGGTACGCATGGGGCTCATTGTGACGGTGCGGCGCCGCGCAGCGGC of Streptomyces cynarae contains these proteins:
- a CDS encoding glycerophosphodiester phosphodiesterase; protein product: MRTVTAVAHRGDPYRHRENTIDSLRSALRRGADAVEIDVRLARDGVPVLLHDGTLKRLWEQDRPLAALSADEVRGLTAGGVPTLADALAATDGSRVMIDLPGGPSSRAVRRIVDIVRDCGAAERVYYCAGAETMLALRAADPAAEIALTWTTLAPPRPALLDAVRPRWLNYRFGLVDRDMAARVHRGGHLLSVWTPDTRRSMRRLLEAGVDSITTNRIDALCALQGPVDDYTRER